The proteins below come from a single Papaver somniferum cultivar HN1 chromosome 11, ASM357369v1, whole genome shotgun sequence genomic window:
- the LOC113321915 gene encoding probable WRKY transcription factor 41, whose product MELQTQLNPSSVSGNVLVTNILSIFETSLSMLNQIKLDNESTTPKSSMGHFGGSLFSNGGSDLFQDGSRKRCRKGIVTWTQQVRACEQGGFQGPLDDGYGWRKYGQKNIFGAAYPRAYYKCSYHSSQNCLAMKQVQRSDLN is encoded by the exons ATGGAACTTCAAACTCAGCTTAATCCTTCTTCTGTTTCTGGTAATGTCTTAGTAACCAATATCTTGTCGATCTTTGAGACTTCTCTTTCGATGCTGAATCAAATAAAGCTGGACAATGAATCTACCACCCCCAAATCTTCCATGGGTCATTTTGGAGGAAGCCTTTTTAGCAATGGTGGTTCTGATCTTTTCCAAGACGGTTCAAGAAAGAG ATGTAGGAAAGGGATAGTAACATGGACTCAACAAGTACGCGCTTGTGAACAAGGCGGATTCCAAGGACCCCTAGACGATGGTTATGGTTGGCGGAAATATGgacagaaaaatatttttggagcTGCATACCCTAG AGCTTATTACAAATGTAGCTATCACAGCAGTCAAAACTGCTTAgcaatgaaacaagttcaacgaTCTGACCTAAACTAG